From a single Flavobacteriales bacterium genomic region:
- a CDS encoding VWA domain-containing protein, whose amino-acid sequence MMRPGTYKIGVMALIAIILELVAWAIMLSLWWYLDREVPAFRFNEPRALWAMVIGPVMVLLFLLDMAWRNRAMSRFASESTLVRMVPGISSRRSLLRFLLVRHGLGFVVLALAAPQFGSRPNTVRSEGIDVVVAIDVSNSMLCEDLIPNRMEVARRAMGQLIEKMQGDRLGIVVFAGNSFVQLPITADRSAAKMFLAGVGPGNIATQGTAIGDAIELAAECFDMKNGSSKAIVVITDGENFEDDAEGAARKAAADKILVYTVGMGSVQGGPIPIRRNGQMLGFKKDSNGTTVITKLNEEMLRAIAGAGGGSYSRATSSSTGMDQIISDLKALQKTEVGTYQYTAHEDQYQYPLALGMLLIALSFSFGTRSWSVRNLSFGR is encoded by the coding sequence ATGATGAGGCCAGGCACATATAAGATCGGGGTAATGGCATTGATCGCCATCATTCTGGAATTGGTCGCCTGGGCAATTATGCTGAGCCTTTGGTGGTACTTGGATCGAGAGGTCCCTGCCTTCCGGTTCAATGAACCACGCGCACTTTGGGCGATGGTGATCGGTCCAGTGATGGTTCTTCTGTTCCTATTGGACATGGCTTGGCGAAACCGGGCCATGAGCCGTTTTGCTTCGGAATCCACCTTGGTCCGGATGGTTCCGGGCATTTCAAGCAGGCGATCACTATTGCGCTTTCTTTTGGTTCGACATGGACTAGGCTTTGTTGTTCTTGCTCTGGCCGCCCCTCAATTCGGATCCAGACCGAATACGGTAAGGTCCGAAGGAATTGATGTGGTGGTGGCAATTGATGTGAGCAATAGTATGCTTTGTGAGGACCTTATCCCCAACCGCATGGAGGTAGCACGTCGCGCAATGGGTCAGTTGATCGAAAAAATGCAGGGAGACCGATTGGGGATCGTTGTTTTTGCAGGCAATTCATTCGTTCAACTCCCTATAACCGCGGATCGATCCGCAGCTAAAATGTTCCTTGCTGGTGTAGGCCCTGGAAATATCGCAACACAAGGGACTGCCATCGGCGACGCGATCGAATTAGCAGCAGAATGTTTCGATATGAAGAACGGTTCCAGCAAGGCGATCGTGGTGATCACCGACGGTGAGAACTTTGAGGATGATGCGGAAGGCGCTGCGCGGAAAGCGGCTGCCGACAAGATCCTCGTTTACACGGTGGGTATGGGATCCGTACAAGGCGGACCGATCCCGATCCGCAGAAATGGCCAGATGCTTGGCTTCAAAAAAGATAGCAACGGAACTACGGTCATTACAAAACTGAACGAAGAAATGCTTCGTGCGATCGCAGGAGCAGGAGGAGGATCATACTCCCGTGCTACCTCCTCATCCACCGGAATGGATCAGATCATCAGCGACCTCAAGGCTTTGCAAAAAACGGAGGTCGGTACCTATCAATACACAGCGCATGAGGACCAGTATCAATATCCACTCGCGCTCGGTATGTTGCTGATCGCATTATCGTTTTCATTCGGGACACGAAGTTGGAGTGTTCGGAACCTTTCATTTGGAAGATGA
- a CDS encoding VWA domain-containing protein: MFRRFDVLQPKLLMGLSVVILLGALNLWRSKRRTPQVQLPTLGALINGPMDLFALLQPLPSALGLAGLGFLVLAMARPQSKEDWEDVQREGIDIVIALDVSESMLAKDLRPDRLEASKAVAADFIDGRPNDRIGLVVYGSEAYTQCPLTTDHRVLKQLFADLQIGLVEGRTAIGMGLATAVNRLRESEAQSKVVILLSDGVNNTGSLQPLDAAQIAETMGVRVYTIGVGTIGKALYPVDIYAPGKYRFDYVDVKIDEPTMKQIAEMTGGKYFRATDEQKLREIYGEIDRLETTRIKVTEYSQRNEEFFPFAAIGAAFLLLAFLLDRTFLRSMA; the protein is encoded by the coding sequence ATGTTCCGACGGTTCGATGTACTTCAACCCAAGTTATTGATGGGTCTATCGGTAGTTATTCTGCTTGGAGCGCTAAACCTATGGCGTTCCAAACGCAGAACACCGCAGGTACAATTGCCCACACTTGGTGCATTGATCAACGGTCCAATGGACCTGTTCGCACTCCTGCAACCGTTGCCCAGCGCACTTGGTCTGGCAGGTCTGGGTTTCTTGGTATTGGCAATGGCTCGCCCGCAAAGCAAAGAGGATTGGGAAGATGTGCAGCGCGAAGGAATAGACATCGTAATTGCACTGGATGTGTCCGAGAGCATGCTTGCAAAAGATCTTCGCCCTGATCGTTTGGAAGCATCGAAAGCCGTAGCCGCGGACTTCATCGATGGACGCCCGAACGATCGGATCGGACTTGTAGTGTATGGGAGCGAGGCCTATACACAATGTCCGCTTACAACGGATCATCGCGTATTGAAACAACTCTTCGCAGACCTGCAGATCGGGCTGGTCGAGGGACGTACTGCGATCGGAATGGGGCTTGCCACAGCAGTAAACCGTTTACGGGAAAGTGAGGCCCAAAGCAAAGTGGTGATCCTGCTTTCCGATGGTGTGAACAATACCGGATCCCTTCAACCCTTGGATGCAGCACAAATAGCAGAGACCATGGGTGTACGTGTTTACACTATTGGCGTTGGCACGATCGGTAAAGCGCTGTACCCGGTTGATATCTATGCCCCAGGCAAGTACCGCTTTGATTATGTGGACGTGAAGATCGACGAACCGACCATGAAGCAGATCGCGGAGATGACCGGAGGTAAGTATTTCCGCGCGACCGATGAACAAAAGCTCCGTGAGATATATGGTGAGATCGACCGTTTGGAAACGACACGGATCAAAGTGACCGAATACAGCCAGCGGAACGAGGAGTTCTTCCCTTTCGCTGCCATCGGAGCGGCTTTTCTGTTGCTCGCATTCTTACTTGACCGCACCTTTTTACGCAGTATGGCATGA